A DNA window from Arachis hypogaea cultivar Tifrunner chromosome 18, arahy.Tifrunner.gnm2.J5K5, whole genome shotgun sequence contains the following coding sequences:
- the LOC112771909 gene encoding ferrochelatase-2, chloroplastic isoform X2 gives MVNLIMQELKARGINNKHTLAYQSRVGLVQWLKPYTDETLVELGQKGVRSLLAVPVSFVSEHIETLEEIDMEYREFGRCM, from the exons ATGGTAAATCTGATTATGCAGGAGTTGAAAGCTAGAGGAATTAACAATAAGCACACTCTTGCTTATCAG AGTCGAGTGGGCCTGGTACAGTGGTTGAAACCATATACAGATGAAACTCTCGTTGAGCTTGGTCAGAAAGGTGTGAGGAGTCTTTTAGCTGTTCCAGTGAG CTTTGTGAGTGAGCACatagagacccttgaagaaatTGACATGGAGTACAGGGAGTTTGGACGGTGCATGTGA
- the LOC112771909 gene encoding ferrochelatase-2, chloroplastic isoform X1, producing MVLFGSHVLCIQHWLRELKARGINNKHTLAYQSRVGLVQWLKPYTDETLVELGQKGVRSLLAVPVSFVSEHIETLEEIDMEYREFGRCM from the exons ATGGTACTATTTGGTTCGCATGTCCTTTGTATTCAACATTGGCTAAGG GAGTTGAAAGCTAGAGGAATTAACAATAAGCACACTCTTGCTTATCAG AGTCGAGTGGGCCTGGTACAGTGGTTGAAACCATATACAGATGAAACTCTCGTTGAGCTTGGTCAGAAAGGTGTGAGGAGTCTTTTAGCTGTTCCAGTGAG CTTTGTGAGTGAGCACatagagacccttgaagaaatTGACATGGAGTACAGGGAGTTTGGACGGTGCATGTGA
- the LOC112771909 gene encoding ferrochelatase-2, chloroplastic isoform X3, protein MELKARGINNKHTLAYQSRVGLVQWLKPYTDETLVELGQKGVRSLLAVPVSFVSEHIETLEEIDMEYREFGRCM, encoded by the exons ATG GAGTTGAAAGCTAGAGGAATTAACAATAAGCACACTCTTGCTTATCAG AGTCGAGTGGGCCTGGTACAGTGGTTGAAACCATATACAGATGAAACTCTCGTTGAGCTTGGTCAGAAAGGTGTGAGGAGTCTTTTAGCTGTTCCAGTGAG CTTTGTGAGTGAGCACatagagacccttgaagaaatTGACATGGAGTACAGGGAGTTTGGACGGTGCATGTGA